The Flammeovirga pectinis genomic interval TCCATTAACGGTTAAAGTACCTTGGATAATGTAATGAGTTCTCCCACTAACATCTAAAGAAGGTAGGAGTTGAGAATCTCCAACAGGAATAACTATATCATTACTAATTTTAGCATGAATAGTATTGGAAATTACAGATAATAAAATTAGACTTAGAAATAGAAATAAGTATTGTAGCTTTTTCATAAATCAGTATTAATGTTTGATTTATAAAACGGCTTTACTTAAAATGAATATATATTCATTTATTGTTATTCGCTAATATTGACACTCATTTTTTAAATTATGTTATTATGAAGGAAGCGTGTTTTTAACCTTGTGCTAATTGTGTAAATATTTCTTCCATAGATTGAATTTGCATATTCATTTCTATAATAGCTTGATTTTCGGAAGCTGATTTTCTAAATATATCACCTCTTAAATCTAAATCATTAGCATAGTAAACAAGAACGTTGGCAGGGTCTACAATTTCAATTTTCTCTACGCCTTCAATACTTGATAAAAAAGCAGCAGAAGTGGGCGATTCAAATTTAAGGTTGAGTGCTGTTTTTGCTCCATAATGACGTAAATTTTCAACTTTATCATCTGCAACTAAATCACCTTTTCTAATAATAACAACACGGTCGCAGAGTATTTGTACCTCTTGCATTATGTGTGTAGAAAGCATTACAGTTTTATTCTGACTTACTTTTTTTATTAAAGCACGAATGTCTTCTAATTGAATAGGATCGAGGCCCGTAGTAGGTTCATCAAGAATAAGTACTTCAGGATCGTGTATTAACGCTTGTGCAAGGCCAACACGCTGTCTATATCCTTTTGATAATGCTCCAATCTTCTTTTTACGTTCACGAGTAAGGCCAGTAAGCTCAATCATTTCGTCAACACGTTGCTTTCTTTTTTGTCCTTTTATATTGTAAATAGCCGCCGAATATTCTAAATATTCTCTTACATACATATCTAAATAAAGAGGGTTGTGTTCTGGTAAGTAGCCCACCATTTTACGTACTTCAATAGGATTTTCGACAACATCATAGCCGCAAACTTTAATAGTACCTTGTGTTGGTGGTACGTAACAGGTAGCAATTTTCATTGTAGTAGATTTCCCTGCACCGTTTGGTCCTAGAAAACCTAAAATCTCTCCTGGCTTTGCTTCAAAACTGATATTATTAACGGCTTTTTGGTCACCGTATACTTTTGTCAAATTCTCTATTTTGATACTCATAAGGCGAAGATATAAAAGAGCAACGTACTTTAGAACTAGATTTTAGGATAGCCCGTAATTTTTTGAATTTTTTCGTAGATAGGTTTTAATCTAGGGTACATTTGTTGGTAAACTTCTTTGTACAATTGATTATAAACGATAGCCTCTTTTTTATTAGGGTAGAACGTTTTTTTAATATGCGTCATTTCTTTAATGGCACTTTCGTAGGTATGTAAACCAAGACCTATAAACCCTAGCATGGCAGCACCCAATGCAGACGTTTCGAAGGTATGCGGACGGTGTGTTGGAAGATTGAAAATATTTGCGGTGAGTTGCATGGCTTCATCACTTTGAGAACCACCACCAGAAACTCTTAATTCTGTAATCTTTTCTCCCGTTTTTTGTTGCGTTTGTTCAGCACCATTTCTTAATGCATAACCAATACCTTCTAAAATTG includes:
- the gldA gene encoding gliding motility-associated ABC transporter ATP-binding subunit GldA; the protein is MSIKIENLTKVYGDQKAVNNISFEAKPGEILGFLGPNGAGKSTTMKIATCYVPPTQGTIKVCGYDVVENPIEVRKMVGYLPEHNPLYLDMYVREYLEYSAAIYNIKGQKRKQRVDEMIELTGLTRERKKKIGALSKGYRQRVGLAQALIHDPEVLILDEPTTGLDPIQLEDIRALIKKVSQNKTVMLSTHIMQEVQILCDRVVIIRKGDLVADDKVENLRHYGAKTALNLKFESPTSAAFLSSIEGVEKIEIVDPANVLVYYANDLDLRGDIFRKSASENQAIIEMNMQIQSMEEIFTQLAQG